One genomic window of Diospyros lotus cultivar Yz01 chromosome 8, ASM1463336v1, whole genome shotgun sequence includes the following:
- the LOC127808231 gene encoding uncharacterized protein LOC127808231 isoform X1 encodes MMASGGWRRTVGNVRSFVGNSMGGLRGGPNLASWVVAGTLAYFLWIKPSQDLKRQQQEKAALAAASDPYRYIEKRKPIPDSQKEEYSKIFQGGVVCIKCKP; translated from the exons ATGATGGCCAGCGGAGGATGGAGAAGAACGGTGGGTAATGTGAGATCCTTCGTGGGGAATTCCATGGGAGGCTTAAGGGGAGGCCCCAATTTGGCGTCTTGGGTCGTCGCCGGAACCCTAGCCTACTTTCTCTGGATCAAACCCTCCCAAGACCTCAAACGGCAACAGCAG GAAAAGGCTGCTTTGGCTGCAGCTTCCGATCCTTATCGCTACATCGAGAAGCGGAAACCGATTCCTGATTCTcag AAGGAGGAGTATTCCAAAATATTCCAGGGTGGTGTTGTTTGCATCAAGTGTAAGCCCTAG
- the LOC127808989 gene encoding AT-hook motif nuclear-localized protein 27 — protein sequence MSGYEGGYVHQLLRPELQLTAQQQSPDSKDSPEEDQKADPDSAATSSGGAATSLRRPRGRPPGSKNKPKPPIIVTRDSPNALRSHVLEVSAGADIVESVSVYARRRGRGVCVLSGGGTVSNVTLRQPASPSGSVVTLHGRFEILTLSGTVLPPPAPPGAGGLSIFLSGAQGQVVGGSVVGPLMASGPVVLMAASFANAVFERLPLEEQEEGAAPVQPAASQSSGVTGGGGGGHSGDGGGGGGSMFNSMGGNVPNYLSSDLFGWGSGSAPARPQF from the coding sequence ATGTCAGGATACGAAGGAGGCTACGTTCATCAGTTGCTCAGACCAGAATTGCAATTAACAGCCCAACAACAATCTCCAGATTCCAAGGATTCGCCGGAAGAAGACCAGAAGGCCGACCCAGATTCAGCCGCTACCAGCTCCGGCGGAGCCGCCACATCCCTCCGTCGCCCGCGAGGCCGTCCTCCTGGATCCAAGAACAAGCCCAAGCCTCCGATAATCGTAACGCGAGACAGCCCTAACGCCCTCCGATCCCACGTGCTCGAGGTCTCCGCAGGCGCCGACATCGTCGAGAGCGTGTCGGTTTACGCCAGGCGGAGAGGAAGAGGAGTTTGCGTCCTCAGTGGCGGCGGCACCGTCTCGAACGTGACGCTGCGCCAGCCCGCCTCGCCCTCTGGCAGCGTGGTCACGCTACACGGCCGCTTCGAGATACTGACTCTCTCCGGGACTGTTCTTCCGCCGCCGGCGCCTCCAGGGGCCGGCGGGTTGTCGATATTTTTGTCCGGTGCACAGGGACAAGTCGTAGGCGGTAGCGTGGTGGGTCCACTGATGGCTTCCGGTCCAGTGGTTTTGATGGCGGCGTCTTTTGCAAATGCAGTGTTTGAGCGTTTACCGTTGGAGGAACAGGAAGAGGGAGCCGCCCCGGTCCAGCCAGCGGCGTCACAATCCTCCGGCGTCACAGGAGGCGGAGGTGGCGGACACTCGGGtgatggcggcggcggcggcggatcTATGTTCAATAGCATGGGAGGAAATGTGCCTAATTACCTTTCAAGTGATCTGTTTGGATGGGGTAGTGGAAGCGCTCCTGCAAGGCCTCAATTTTAA
- the LOC127808231 gene encoding uncharacterized protein LOC127808231 isoform X2, with translation MMASGGWRRTVGNVRSFVGNSMGGLRGGPNLASWVVAGTLAYFLWIKPSQDLKRQQQEKAALAAASDPYRYIEKRKPIPDSQQTGLIYGNKNRTEKSEE, from the exons ATGATGGCCAGCGGAGGATGGAGAAGAACGGTGGGTAATGTGAGATCCTTCGTGGGGAATTCCATGGGAGGCTTAAGGGGAGGCCCCAATTTGGCGTCTTGGGTCGTCGCCGGAACCCTAGCCTACTTTCTCTGGATCAAACCCTCCCAAGACCTCAAACGGCAACAGCAG GAAAAGGCTGCTTTGGCTGCAGCTTCCGATCCTTATCGCTACATCGAGAAGCGGAAACCGATTCCTGATTCTcag CAAACTGGTCTAATTTATGGAAACAAGAACAGAACTGAAAAGTCAGAGGAATGA